Part of the Archocentrus centrarchus isolate MPI-CPG fArcCen1 chromosome 4, fArcCen1, whole genome shotgun sequence genome is shown below.
CACCGTTTTGATCTCCAAACCAGACAGATTATGCACCTCATTAGTTAATACCACGATGACCTGACCTTTCCACTCTCACAGGATTAAGGGGGCTGTCGTCTACCCAAAGTTCTCAGAATTAATTCCCTTGGAATCACATGTGAACTGTACTCGGAGGTTTTCCCTAAAGTACAGTTCACAGTTCCAAGTTGTTCAAACTGGTTCACACAATTTGAACAACTTAGATTTCTGATCATAATCAGGCATCCAGATGCTTAGTAATCCGCCGTACTTTCTCCTTCTTGTTCCTGTTGCCGTGCTTTTTCCAGGGTTTGCCCACTGCCATCTCTGACTCAGCTTTACCTGGGCCTACAGGTCCACTGCCTGGTTTGTATCCCATCACAGACTGAATTCCTTTGGAGAGTGCCCGCACATTctcctaaacaaaaaaaacaaaaaacatttaacatCATAATAATCTGCTGCAGGCATATATTATGACTGCTACTGACCAGTCATCACCCATTTTCccccaaaataaataagaggTCAGCAGGAGGTTTTACCTGATGGAAAAAGTTCTTGTCAACTACATTTTCGATTCTcttgattttctgttttctgttcattGCTGTGGGGAGGTCACTGCTGTCTGAATCTTTGTTCTCGAACTTTTTATGCTGTGGCTGGAAGTCTTCGGGTTCTATATGTGGAGGGGGATGGCAGTACAGAAGCTTGCCCTGTGAGCAAAAGAGCTGTGTTAGGGAAAGGATGTTGTAAACAGGATCCATATTTGACTAAATATAATGAGATTTTGGCAACTGGTCAAATCATAAGAAGTTCAGTGGTCACATAAACAACTACACCCTAAAAAGGCTGAAAGCATCCACAGTCTGCTTAAATACACAGCCGAACCACAGGAGATGTACTACAGCTGTACTGCGTAATGCTGCAGGTGACAGAGATGCAAcaaggtggggaaaaaaaaacaaaaaaaacttatttaTCTCTCCTAATGTTTTCATCATGGAGATGGCTTTTCCACTGACTTTACAAGGCCAAACATTTCAGTGATTCATACTCCCTCAGCCACAGTCCAAAATTACCCACCTAAcaggtaaaagaaaaacaagcaacaaaactgttttcctttttttcttccaacCAACAACCGTCACAGTTTTAAACTTACGCTCACATAATCCTTCAGGACGTACCGGGCTGACCTGGACTGATCAGGCTGACCGTGTGACGTCATGAAACCTCTCATGTCTGAGACGGAAAAAGAATAATAAACTTTATACAACCTTTAATATTAACTAGAGTTTACACAGATATTCTAGAGAAACTgttagaaaagtaaataaaatatcacgGGGCACACAATACATAAAATTATGtctataaaatgcatttttttcaaatgacaCGGAAGAGGACGGGATGGTTTACTTTCTCAAGTTGTACATATTTCACCTATTGTTAATTTATTCTACCCAGAAACACGAGAAATGTCTGTCAGCCTCACATCCATACGCCATCAGCAGCTCTTCAGTGGTGGGTGGTCTGTCAGGGTCTTCATCTTCACGGGGTCTAATGATGTTGATGCCATAGGTGCCTTCTAACACATGCCGAGGGATCGTCTGACATATGTGACCAATCTGTTAAGGACCTAAGTGCTGTAAGCATTAGAATCAATTATAAAAGCAGCACAGGCAGAGTGTAGCTCTATGTCACGTGAAGGATATAAGGGAGATCGCAGGGACGTGATCTCTCATCTGGTCAATGGGCAGAATCCCAGAGCAGATCATTTCGGCTTTGGTAGAAACAAAGGAGGGCATGACCAGACCTGGGCAGTCACAGAGACACAGGCCTGGCTCCACATATAGTGTCTATCATACAGGCCaagaaaaaaggcacaaaagaaaacatcacCATCATCAAGTTTCTGTTTTATGGAATCCCTGACCTGAGTTTGTGTGGTGAGTAGCTCTGTACCTGAAAGTGCTTAGTGTGTCCAGGAGTGGCTGAGACAGAAACCTTCTTGTTCCTTAAAATAGTGTTGATGGTTGAACTCTTTCCCACATTAGGATACCCGACCTGTTGATTCCACAAATAATGAACATTTAATTGCTGTCCTCCACTATTAATCTGTAAGAAATGATTTCTGTaccaaagcataaaaaaatacaaataaaccaAATTTTTAGAAAAATTCTGCAATTATTTCAAATTCTCTtactaaatacaaatacacaaagcaATCCTAAAAATCACAAGGGGCATGGCTGCAGCAAGCAATTTATGCTAGACTGATAGACAGATGGGTCTTTTTACTCACCAGTCCCACTGTCAGCTGCCCTTCTTTAACCCTGGGCCCATTGTGAACAGCCCTGAACATGTTCAGAAGCTCATCTTTCCGCAGCAGTCGGCTGGAGTTGTGGAAGGATGCATTGGATGAACCCGCAGCTCCTTCCATTGCTTCTTCCTCACCTTCTGAACAGGTCTTCCAGTCCTCCTCATCCGTGCTCAcctcttcctgctcttcctcTATGTCACTCTGTTGTCCCTCATAGTCCTCGTCCTCCTTGTTCTTTACCTCTTCCTCTCTATCTGCACCTTTCCGGCTCAGGTATTCTTTAATTTGCTGTCCTCCGTCGTCTGAATCACTCTCTTCACACTCTGGATCAGCCACTTCCATGCCCTGTGAGGGGAGAAGTTTCTCCACTATTTTAAAGGCTGAAGATGCTAAAGGGCGACTTTTCTTGATTACAATAAGTTATCTGTTCCCTAAAAAAGTAAATGCATCACAGTTCAGAGTAGAGTTCATCAAGCTTCCACCCCCTCACCTTTTCCTCTGCATCCAACCTGTTGCTCTCAGCCAGAGCAGACCAGAAAACTGCCCTGAGCCCCTCTTTCTCAAAGTATCTGGCCCAGATTTGCCTCTGCTCCCTGGTCAGCAGATCTGCTTTGTTCACCAGAAGCATGTTCACCTTATGCGCTGACACTTCTTTTACATAGGCCTCCTGGTGGCACACAACCGCAGAGAATTACTAAAATCCCCACAGTATACTTTAAAAGCTCAGCTTCATGGTGGATATAAAACACATGCTTACAAATGAAGTAGGCAagttgataaaaataaaatgtaattattattgTACATACTAACTAATTTATGCCATCCTTCCGCTGGTTAAATAATGTACTTACAAGGTCAAGACATCTGAACAGCAAAGGATTTCTGGCATCAACAATTTGAACAACaacatcactgaaaaaaaataaaatttcccTTTAGTATCACATAAGGAGGCCAGATTCTTTATGAAAGACAGACATGAACTGGCAACATAATAATACTGTTGATGGTAGTTCTACCTCCTCTCGATCACTCTCCACAGCTGCCTCCAAAATTCAAGGTTTCTCTCAAATGGGGTGAGAATTAACTTCTGCTCCTCTTCCAGCCTTTTGAGAGAACACTTCTCGTGAGATTAGTGACAACAATAATCCAACATAAATGTATCATAAGGTGTAAatttagaaaatgtataaaGAATTTTTATAGAGACTAGCTCAAACTAACACAAACATTTTGTAGAAAATGTTTGTGTTAGTTTACTTGCAATAGTTATCCCTTAAATGCACTATCAGTTCTTAATGTAAAAGGTGGCTCAGAGTACAGAATATTCCATACTGTGCAAGTGCCCGTCTCCACTCCAAGAAGctgtctttctctgcctgctGAAGTTCATCTGGACTGGTGCTTTCATCCCAGTGGGGGCTTGAATCAAATAAAGACATAACAGATCTTATAAATGTAACATATATTCATAGGTTAGAAAATTAACTTGTAAATATACATCTGCTCAATTCACCGTCTAGGAATTCTGAGGAAATGTT
Proteins encoded:
- the lsg1 gene encoding large subunit GTPase 1 homolog; this encodes MGKKKAGGGGGLGRALIKERLQAGRGNKRGDSWLHTSELNDGYDWGRLNLQSVTEQSSMDDFLATAELAGTEFIAEKLNIKFVPAEARAGLLTAEEKTKLMKLHEDNKHFLRIPRRPHWDESTSPDELQQAEKDSFLEWRRALAQLEEEQKLILTPFERNLEFWRQLWRVIERSDVVVQIVDARNPLLFRCLDLEAYVKEVSAHKVNMLLVNKADLLTREQRQIWARYFEKEGLRAVFWSALAESNRLDAEEKGMEVADPECEESDSDDGGQQIKEYLSRKGADREEEVKNKEDEDYEGQQSDIEEEQEEVSTDEEDWKTCSEGEEEAMEGAAGSSNASFHNSSRLLRKDELLNMFRAVHNGPRVKEGQLTVGLVGYPNVGKSSTINTILRNKKVSVSATPGHTKHFQTLYVEPGLCLCDCPGLVMPSFVSTKAEMICSGILPIDQMRDHVPAISLICQTIPRHVLEGTYGINIIRPREDEDPDRPPTTEELLMAYGYMRGFMTSHGQPDQSRSARYVLKDYVSGKLLYCHPPPHIEPEDFQPQHKKFENKDSDSSDLPTAMNRKQKIKRIENVVDKNFFHQENVRALSKGIQSVMGYKPGSGPVGPGKAESEMAVGKPWKKHGNRNKKEKVRRITKHLDA